One genomic segment of Eikenella corrodens includes these proteins:
- a CDS encoding OmpH family outer membrane protein: MMKLNLPRMAAAAAAMLIASHAAADSVQKLGFIDTERVYQQSTQAQRIQTTLQNEFGARQQALQRLRDQGIALKTQLDQGRLNPAERRRTEQQLIALDRDLRRQAAQLTEEYNLRRNEEFAALQQNANRVITELAQRDGYDLIIQDVIYVNSKFDITDQVIRALNNQ, encoded by the coding sequence ATGATGAAGCTTAATCTTCCCCGTATGGCAGCGGCAGCTGCTGCGATGCTAATCGCATCGCATGCTGCTGCCGACAGCGTACAAAAGCTGGGGTTTATCGATACCGAGCGCGTGTATCAGCAGTCTACCCAGGCGCAGCGTATCCAAACCACCCTGCAAAACGAATTCGGCGCGCGCCAGCAGGCTTTGCAACGGCTGCGTGATCAAGGCATTGCCCTGAAAACCCAGCTCGACCAAGGCCGCCTGAACCCTGCCGAACGCCGCCGCACCGAGCAGCAGCTGATTGCCCTGGATAGGGATTTGCGCCGTCAGGCCGCGCAGCTCACTGAAGAATACAACCTGCGCCGCAACGAAGAGTTCGCTGCCCTGCAGCAAAATGCCAACCGCGTGATTACCGAACTGGCACAGCGCGACGGCTATGACTTGATTATCCAAGACGTTATCTACGTAAACAGCAAATTCGACATCACCGACCAAGTTATTCGCGCTCTCAACAACCAATAA
- the bamA gene encoding outer membrane protein assembly factor BamA: MKLNKLTFSLFAAGLSSWALAAAPFTIQDIRIEGLQRTDPSTVLGHLPVKVGSTFTDGEGEQIIKNLYATGLFDDVRVETMGNQVLLTVVERPIINTLTVTGGKTLPSDAIKKNLDSFGLGQSQPFNQSILNQAVAGLQQEYANQGKLSATITPEISRLSRNRVDITLKIDEGPTTHIKEIDFEGNQHFSNRTLRRQMQMDRHGMLSWLSKDDRFSDEKFRQDLQSITDFYQNEGFFEGRVQDADVRYNADRTEQTLWIKVHEGERYRWGKVRIEGDTREVPREELEALLKMREGRRYNRSQMVESLQAIQDRMGQAGYALAQVGVQPQPDQANHIVDFVLTVNPGRKYYVNQIHISGNNKTRDAVIRREMRQTEAAPYDSAKLNRSKDRIQLLGYFDDVKVETRPLPDTPDQVDVDVSVKERSTGSVEVAAGWVQDTGLVLSAGVAQDNLFGTGKSANFRIARGKTQNTASLSFTDPYFTPDGVSLGYDIYYRGFMPYKSSSSSSSNNYETTRIGLGARMGVPVTEYDRVNFGLAVEHLNVKLHGDVNYQPYRYRQFLQEHGEKNWILKGNIGWGRNKTDDALWPTRGYTTSVNADLGLPGGDLKYYILTHDQRWFFPLSKSFTLMLGGEVGYAGSYGGTSSVPFFNNFYGGGLGSVRGYESGSLGPKVYEIYGNSRNIVNYGGTYKAYASAELLFPFPGVKDQRSVRLSVFADAGSVWDGKTYNTGAYSSANPYGTNGYYSQDHRSTFSNELRYSVGAALTWLSPLGPMKFSFAHPMRRRDNDQIQRFQFQLGTTF, translated from the coding sequence TTCTCTTTGTTTGCAGCCGGATTGTCTTCTTGGGCGCTGGCCGCCGCACCGTTTACCATCCAAGATATCCGCATCGAGGGCCTGCAGCGCACCGACCCTTCCACTGTATTGGGCCACCTGCCGGTTAAAGTGGGCAGCACCTTCACTGATGGCGAAGGCGAACAAATCATCAAAAACCTCTATGCCACCGGCCTATTCGACGACGTGCGCGTGGAAACCATGGGCAACCAAGTGTTGCTAACCGTGGTGGAACGCCCCATCATCAACACGCTCACCGTTACCGGCGGCAAAACCCTGCCCAGCGACGCGATCAAGAAAAATCTCGACAGCTTCGGCCTGGGCCAATCGCAGCCATTCAACCAATCGATCCTAAACCAAGCCGTGGCCGGCCTGCAGCAGGAATATGCCAACCAAGGCAAACTCTCTGCCACCATCACCCCCGAGATTTCCCGCCTCTCGCGTAACCGCGTGGACATCACGCTGAAAATCGACGAAGGCCCTACTACCCACATCAAAGAAATCGACTTTGAAGGCAACCAGCACTTCTCCAACCGTACTCTGCGCCGTCAAATGCAGATGGATCGCCACGGTATGTTGAGCTGGCTCTCCAAAGACGACCGTTTCTCCGACGAAAAATTCCGTCAAGACCTGCAATCCATCACCGATTTCTACCAAAACGAAGGCTTCTTTGAAGGTCGGGTACAGGATGCCGATGTACGCTACAACGCCGACCGTACCGAACAGACGCTGTGGATTAAAGTACACGAAGGCGAACGTTACCGTTGGGGCAAAGTGCGCATCGAAGGCGACACCCGCGAAGTGCCGCGCGAAGAGTTGGAAGCCCTGCTGAAAATGCGTGAAGGCCGCCGCTACAACCGCTCGCAGATGGTAGAAAGCCTGCAAGCTATCCAAGACCGTATGGGTCAGGCTGGCTATGCACTGGCTCAAGTGGGCGTGCAGCCGCAGCCCGACCAGGCCAATCACATCGTGGATTTCGTTTTAACGGTAAATCCCGGTCGTAAATACTATGTGAATCAAATCCACATTTCCGGCAACAACAAAACCCGTGATGCCGTTATCCGCCGCGAAATGCGCCAAACCGAAGCTGCACCCTACGATTCAGCCAAACTCAACCGCTCCAAAGACCGTATCCAGCTCTTGGGCTATTTCGACGACGTGAAAGTGGAAACCCGCCCGCTGCCCGATACGCCCGACCAAGTGGACGTGGATGTATCCGTGAAAGAACGCTCTACCGGCTCGGTGGAAGTGGCTGCCGGTTGGGTACAAGACACCGGCTTGGTACTCTCTGCCGGCGTGGCACAGGATAACCTGTTCGGCACAGGCAAATCCGCCAACTTCCGCATTGCACGCGGCAAAACCCAAAATACCGCGTCCCTATCGTTTACCGATCCCTACTTCACCCCCGACGGTGTGAGCTTGGGCTACGACATCTACTATCGCGGCTTCATGCCCTACAAATCCAGCTCCAGCTCTAGCTCCAACAACTACGAAACCACCCGTATCGGCTTGGGTGCGCGTATGGGTGTGCCGGTTACCGAATACGACCGCGTAAACTTCGGCCTCGCCGTGGAACACCTGAACGTGAAGCTGCATGGCGACGTAAATTATCAACCTTACCGCTACCGCCAGTTCCTCCAAGAACATGGTGAGAAAAACTGGATTCTCAAAGGCAATATCGGCTGGGGACGCAACAAAACCGATGACGCGCTGTGGCCGACCCGCGGCTACACCACCAGCGTCAATGCCGACCTCGGCTTGCCCGGCGGTGATTTGAAATACTACATCCTTACCCACGACCAACGCTGGTTCTTCCCCTTAAGCAAGAGCTTCACCCTGATGCTGGGCGGCGAAGTGGGCTATGCCGGCTCCTACGGGGGCACCTCCTCCGTTCCCTTCTTCAACAACTTCTATGGTGGCGGTTTGGGCTCCGTGCGTGGCTACGAAAGCGGCTCTTTAGGCCCGAAGGTGTACGAGATTTACGGCAACTCTCGCAATATCGTTAATTACGGCGGCACCTATAAAGCCTATGCCTCCGCCGAACTGCTCTTCCCCTTCCCCGGCGTGAAAGACCAGCGCTCCGTGCGCCTGAGCGTGTTTGCCGATGCCGGCAGCGTGTGGGATGGCAAAACCTACAATACAGGTGCCTACAGCTCTGCCAACCCCTACGGCACCAACGGCTACTACAGCCAAGACCACCGCTCTACCTTCAGCAACGAGTTGCGCTATTCCGTGGGTGCAGCACTGACTTGGCTGTCGCCGCTAGGCCCGATGAAATTCAGTTTTGCCCACCCGATGCGTCGGCGGGATAACGACCAAATCCAACGTTTCCAATTCCAATTGGGCACGACTTTCTAA